In Methanococcus voltae PS, the genomic stretch CCTACCGTCACTAGATATGACGTTTCCTTCGATAACGGTATATTCTATACCATTGCTATCCACTGCTCTAAATTTGCTATCAACGGGGTTTGAAGAATCATAGATTTTACAGAAACCCATCCATAACTCTCCCGTATAGGTACCCGAAGGTATTTCTGGCGTGTTATTGGTATTATTCGTGTTATTTGTTGGTGGTGTTGGAGTATCGCCACCCGTATTTGTATCATTTGTATTATTTACAGGATTATCGATAGTGTCGTTGGTATTATTCGTAGAGATTAAATCTTCTGTCTGGTTAAAAAAACCATCGACAAATTTCGTGCTATTTATGGGAGCCATAGATTCCTTAACTCCTGAAACGT encodes the following:
- a CDS encoding class III signal peptide-containing protein yields the protein MKRGQISLEIIVLVVVAIAVASIAGYTYVSGVKESMAPINSTKFVDGFFNQTEDLISTNNTNDTIDNPVNNTNDTNTGGDTPTPPTNNTNNTNNTPEIPSGTYTGELWMGFCKIYDSSNPVDSKFRAVDSNGIEYTVIEGNVISSDGRVVSNDIDTILPNIVEFTAEPIPTLFYVVSVDLWPVSSRYMDDRFVATSTTGSGYLHISNFGTGRLYVQANPYEYHSTIKFYE